A window of the Oncorhynchus keta strain PuntledgeMale-10-30-2019 chromosome 21, Oket_V2, whole genome shotgun sequence genome harbors these coding sequences:
- the sfi1 gene encoding protein SFI1 homolog isoform X4, translating to MQKTFGRVHPYKARSHHRRVVLQRAQGGWKDEWWTARREWSLTVRAECHYRYYLYNQVFHGWQRFVSLQKEERRIFQKATCFAERWCQRVAWDSWEVYIEMRRMKHRMQESALQFRKLTALRWMWTVWQTGLQRRYDACVMEDQALQHWALTLQGRAWLQWREVYMLACSWRERESKASLHYIHGMQRKGLCGWISYVHLRQTKRKPQDVAVRAWQLQLVRRYWFVWKSGLQSRQREVDRGQASYRLAQRSTQRRALEHWRHYRRMCMQESERDQAASQHQHRHLLDTGLRSLTLNVTRSKTYRLNKNIAVQHHHHTVTCRYWRLWQQRLEEAEDRGLQMQMQMALTHHSTSLQSNCLCHWREQLVEHRHMQGLERRAEAWFADHIFPQCLDSWVEFTCQRRQHRERTEIAQLHNKQHQYTWAFYTWWGRSEERKEQRLAERVALLHEERSCLMRAWDHWQRRARQQQQEREKQRASDTLYRRTLVHNTLSQWKDNVTVIRDRRKREEQAGRHSDVRCVRRALSGWSEYVQHRTEKNSRLDQMDSYYEHRLLKHTLQAWKEHHLRRQQVYEHVEERNSQHQKHFLRRILRVWKENVALLAAASSREKRAENHYQHCVQVKMLLGWRKATSCAVSNRHQQREAVSKAQTHMDKVRQEATFRRWRERSREVVEDSIGMEKAIRLHHHFLLCRTFRSWTMYQQHQQSYKVMKGRGYLLLRQKTCQLFFAHWKIVLQHRRTEAEQTKLALWHWSLSLQAKVLEAWRLWVTEQDRKQERLAQAAQFYRDQLLREGVAHVLTHAAHMGSFSTNIALHSQEQSLRRLQRVVLRCAMQWKQRALSGPHRARPPRAIAVPPKSVTFCLPSPDPECRTHSRTQTQSGIVEQRAGDGILNHLVAVRASRLQPRRPRDLLESPVKELLPPTAPLHKKPSPLPHQTKVPGTANLYPTTASLPISPIHAHPAPHLSFPMAPHHGSLGQDLLLPPSSFMATHTQTKVRQPSGSWESDSSLLPPNEFSTLHQQPESDGEDVLTEEENVDPTLAWTRELLNIRLDMQRFQQDRKLLQAWRRLEEVLRSWLQTSGSEGETEESNTIRKELEQLEERIGRLSAELAEQKPVMILHAARIHRIECVLLQSSTATGHSQ from the exons ATGCAGAAGACCTTTGGACGTGTTCATCCTTACAAAGCCAG GTCTCACCATCGCAGAGTGGTGCTACAGCGGGCTCAGGGGGGCTGGAAGGATGAGTGGTGGACAGCCAGGAGGGAGTGGAGCCTCACAGTGAGGGCAGAGTGCCATTACAG ATATTATCTGTATAACCAGGTGTTCCATGGCTGGCAGAGGTTTGTGTCTTtacagaaggaggagaggaggatattccAAAAAGCAACATGTTTTG CTGAGAGGTGGTGTCAGCGTGTGGCCTGGGACAGCTGGGAAGTGTACATCGAGATGAGGAGGATGAAACACAGGATGCAAGAATCTGCTCTTCAGTTCCGGAAACTCACAGCTCTACG TTGGATGTGGACTGTGTGGCAGACTGGGCTGCAGAGGAGATATGATGCCTGTGTTATGGAGGACCAAGCACTGCAGCACTGGGCTCTGACGCTACAGGGCAGA GCATGGCTTCAGTGGAGAGAAGTGTACATGCTCGCCTgtagttggagagagagggagtccaaGGCTTCACTGCACTACATACATGGGATGCAAAGAAAGGGTCTCTGTGGCTGGATCAGCTATGTTCACCTCCGCCAAACTAAGAGGAAACCCCAAG ATGTTGCGGTGCGAGCCTGGCAACTCCAGTTGGTCAGGAGGTATTGGTTTGTGTGGAAAAGTGGActacagagcagacagagagaggtggacagAGGGCAGGCTTCTTATAGACTGGCACAACGCAGCACACAGCGCAGGGCACTGGAGCACTGGAGACACT ACAGGAGGATGTGCATGCAGGAGTCTGAAAGAGACCAGGCTGCAAGTCAACACCAACACCGCCATCTACTG GACACTGGATTGAGAAGTCTGACCCTCAATGTCACTCGGAGCAAAACTTATCGTCTCAACAAGAACATCGCTGTCCAGCATCATCATCACACT GTAACATGCAGATATTGGAGACTCTGGCAGCAACGTCTTGAGGAAGCTGAAGATCGGGGACTTCAGATGCAGATGCAGATGGCACTGACccaccacag CACTTCACTGCAGAGCAATTGCTTGTGCCACTGGAGAGAGCAGCTtgttgaacacagacacatgcag GGGCTGGAGCGTCGTGCTGAGGCCTGGTTTGCTGACCACATCTTTCCACAGTGTCTTGACTCATGGGTTGAGTTTACCTGCCAGAGGAGACAGcatagggagaggacagagattgCACAACTCCATAATAA GCAGCATCAGTACACTTGGGCCTTCTATACCTGGTGGGGACgttcagaggagaggaaggagcagAGACTGGCTGAGAGGGTG GCCTTGCTGCATGAGGAGAGGTCGTGTTTGATGAGAGCCTGGGACCACTGGCAGCGGAGGGCGAGGCAACAacagcaggagagggagaagcagagagctTCTGATACACTGTACCGCCGTACTCTAGTCCACAACACACTCAGCCAGTGGAAGGACAATGTCACTGTGATCCGGGACAG GCGAAAACGAGAGGAGCAGGCAGGTCGACATAGTGATGTGCGTTGTGTGAGACGCGCCCTGAGTGGCTGGAGTGAG TATGTCCAgcacagaacagagaagaacagcaGGCTGGATCAGATGGACAGTTACTATGAACACAGACTTCTCAAACACACTTTACAGGCCTGGAAG GAGCATCACCTCCGAAGACAACAGGTCTATGAGCATGTAGAGGAGCGCAACAGTCAACATCAGAAACACTTCCTCAG GAGGATTCTGCGTGTGTGGAAGGAGAATGTAGCCCTGTTGGCAGCAGCCagcagcagagagaagagagcagagaaccACTACCAGCACTGCGTTCAGGTTAAG ATGCTGTTGGGATGGAGGAAAGCCACATCTTGTGCAGTGTCAAACCGTCACCAGCAGAGAGAGGCGGTGAGCAAGGCTCAGACTCACATGGATAAAG TGAGGCAGGAGGCGACTTTcaggagatggagggagcgaAGCAGAGAGGTTGTGGAGGACAGTATAGGCATGGAGAAAGCCATAAGGCTCCACCACCACTTTCTTCTCTGCAGAACATTCAGATCATGGACTATGTACCAGCAGCATCAGCAGAGCTACAAG GTGATGAAAGGGAGAGGCTACTTGCTGCTGAGACAGAAAACATGCCAGCTCTTCTTTGCACACTGGAAAATTGTG CTGCAGCACAGAAGGACAGAGGCTGAGCAGACAAAACTGGCCCTCTGGCATTGGTCCCTCAGTCTGCAGGCCAAG GTGCTGGAGGCCTGGAGACTGTGGGTCACAGAGCAGGACAGAAAGCAGGAAAGGCTGGCCCAGGCTGCCCAGTTCTATAGAGATCAGCTGCTGAGGGAAGGAGTGGCCCACGTCCTCACACACGCCGCTCACATGGGCAGCTTCAGCACCAACATAGCACTGCACAGCCAGGAGCAG AGCTTGCGGcgtctccagagggtggtgctgcGTTGTGCCATGCAGTGGAAACAGCGGGCCCTGAGTGGACCACACAGGGCGAGACCGCCTAGAGCGATAGCAGTGCCCCCCAAGAGTGTGACCTTCTGTTTACCCAGCCCTGACCCAGAGTGCCGCACCCACAGCCGTACACAGACCCAGAGTGGCATAGTGGAGCAGAGAGCAGGAGACGGCATCCTCAACCACCT GGTGGCGGTGCGTGCTTCTAGACTGCAGCCACGGCGGCCTAGAGATCTGCTTGAGTCCCCGGTCAAAGAGCTGCTCCCACCTACAGCTCCTCTACATAAAAAACCCAGTCCTCTTCCACATCAAACCAAGGTCCCAGGGACAGCGAACCTTTACCCTACTAcagcctccctccccatctctcccataCACGCACACCCAGCTCCCCATCTCAGTTTCCCAATGGCCCCACATCATGGATCACTAGGCCAGGACTTACTCCTGCCCCCTTCCTCATTCATGGCCACCCACACTCAAACTAAG GTGAGGCAGCCTAGTGGCTCATGGGAAAGTGACTCCTCACTACTGCCCCCCAATGAGTTCTCCACCCTCCATCAACAGCCAGAGTCTGATGGAGAAGATGTGTTAACTGAGGAGGAGAATGTGGATCCCACTTTAGCCTGGACCAGAGAGCTGCTCAACATTCGTCTGGACATGCAGCGCTTCCAACAGGACCGCAAGCTACTTCA GGCGTGGCGAAGACTTGAAGAAGTATTGAGAAGCTGGCTGCAGACGAGTGGAAGTGAGGGAGAAACTGAGGAGAGTAACACTATCCGCAAAGAGTTGGAGCAG CTGGAGGAGCGTATTGGCAGACTGTCAGCTGAGCTGGCAGAGCAGAAGCCTGTGATGATCCTCCACGCTGCCAGGATCCACAGGATAGAGTGTGTTCTCCTCCAAAGCAGCACAGCCACAGGCCATTCTCAGTAA